A region from the Salicibibacter cibarius genome encodes:
- a CDS encoding proline racemase family protein: MTWRRIGIKVNKLVHTIDAHAEGELSRVVVGGVVDIPGETMFDKKMYLENYNDEFRKFLIHELRGSTVLHADLVLPSTNSMADAGFSIMEATDSPPMSGSNTICT; this comes from the coding sequence AAATTAGTACACACGATTGATGCTCATGCTGAAGGTGAACTATCGAGAGTTGTGGTGGGAGGAGTAGTTGATATACCAGGGGAAACGATGTTTGATAAGAAAATGTATTTAGAAAACTATAATGACGAGTTTAGAAAATTCCTGATTCATGAACTGCGAGGCAGTACTGTATTACATGCAGACCTTGTTTTACCTTCAACAAATTCAATGGCTGATGCGGGATTCAGTATAATGGAAGCTACAGATTCTCCTCCAATGTCCGGAAGCAATACCATTTGTACATGA